A genomic segment from Triticum dicoccoides isolate Atlit2015 ecotype Zavitan chromosome 1A, WEW_v2.0, whole genome shotgun sequence encodes:
- the LOC119270473 gene encoding uncharacterized protein LOC119270473: MASSALRRSLPRRLLTSDPSSAAASLFRRSFLSGEGAGESADDFEKRLFESDDKSFFEKLDGVGSSFGRHGTGSGMGAFGRPEFGQRSSNGGFMDGFDSLNDGMNEKLDDAARTFHMTEEVEDDDYDFRPDVNYRRGSTYNVRDLDLTRPAAPRNPPRPQFETSTKEVLRKADFRNVRFLSNFLTEAGIIIKRNQTKISAKAQRKVAREIKTARALGLMPFTTMGKKPFMFGRSAEEDASEEEYGYDFVEKDAGPEDAVADADAVPDVEAA; this comes from the exons ATGGCGAGCTCGGCGCTGAGACGATCTCTTCCACGACGCCTGCTCACTTCCGACCCATCATCCGCCGCAGCCTCCTTGTTCCGCCGCTCCTTCCTGTCCG GAGAGGGCGCGGGGGAGAGTGCGGACGACTTTGAGAAACGTCTGTTTGAGTCAGATGACAAGTCATTCTTCGAGAAGCTCGATGGGGTCGGGAGCTCCTTTGGAAGACACGGCACCGGCTCTGGAATGGGTGCTTTTGGTCGGCCCGAGTTTGGTCAGCGTAGTAGTAATGGTGGGTTCATGGACGGTTTTGATTCCTTGAACGATGGCATGAACGAGAAGTTGGACGACGCGGCCCGCACCTTTCATATGACGGAGGAGGTTGAGGATGATGACTACGATTTCAGGCCGGATGTGAATTACAGGCGTGGCTCGACTTACAATGTCCGG GATCTTGACCTTACAAGACCTGCAGCCCCAAGGAATCCTCCAAGACCTCAGTTTGAAACGTCTACAAAGGAGGTTTTAAGGAAAGCCGATTTTAGG AATGTTAGATTCCTCTCCAACTTTCTTACAGAAGCTGGCATTATCATCAAGAGGAATCAG ACCAAGATAAGCGCGAAAGCTCAGCGCAAGGTTGCGAGGGAGATTAAGACAGCGCGTGCGCTGGGACTGATGCCTTTCACGACGATGGGCAAGAAGCCGTTCATGTTTGGCAGAAGTGCAGAGGAGGATGCTTCAGAGGAGGAGTATGGGTACGACTTCGTCGAGAAGGATGCTGGGCCTGAAGATGCCGTTGCCGATGCCGATGCCGTGCCCGATGTGGAGGCCGCGTAA